In the genome of Raphanus sativus cultivar WK10039 chromosome 4, ASM80110v3, whole genome shotgun sequence, one region contains:
- the LOC130510956 gene encoding protein C2-DOMAIN ABA-RELATED 1 — protein sequence MENLLGLLRIHVKKGVNLAIRDISSSDPYVVVHSGKQKLKTRVVKHSLNPEWNDHLTLSVTDPNLPVKLTVYDYDFLSADDKMGEAEFNIATYLEAIKFRHTLEGGLPDGTIIMKIQPSRQNCLSEESHIVWNQGKLVQNMFLRLQHVECGELEIQLEWIDIPGSRGI from the exons ATGGAGAATCTATTGGGACTTCTCAGAATCCATGTGAAGAAAGGTGTGAATCTCGCCATTAGAGATATCTCAAGCAGTGATCCTTACGTCGTCGTTCACTCAGGAAAACAG AAGCTGAAAACACGCGTGGTGAAACACAGTCTTAACCCCGAGTGGAATGACCATTTAACGCTTTCTGTGACTGATCCAAATCTCCCTGTTAAACTT ACGGTCTATGACTATGATTTTCTCTCGGCGGATGACAAGATGGGCGAAGCTGAGTTTAACATTGCTACATATCTTGAAGCCATTAAATTCCGCCATACGCTCGAAGGAGGACTTCCCGATGGGACGATAATAATGAAGATACAACCGAGCAGACAAAATTGTTTGTCGGAAGAGAGTCATATTGTGTGGAACCAAGGCAAACTTGTTCAAAATATGTTCCTTAGGCTCCAGCACGTGGAATGTGGAGAACTCGAGATACAGCTCGAGTGGATCGATATCCCTGGTTCAAGGGGTATTTAA